The Tumebacillus amylolyticus genome window below encodes:
- a CDS encoding ABC transporter permease — MKYLRLMKEFLRAAVVEEMEYRSNFFANVLSTVSGLFVSLLTLQVFFNQTQAIGGWSFEQVLVLLGIFNALDGVVKMVLRPNIGRIVQHIRKGTLDLILTKPVDSQFYVSFRHILFWPITDVLMGLGLVVYAAVKMNLAFTASHLLWFALMFLAALVTLYGIWMVLMTMSFWFVKVENLTFLFTSLFETARFPVQVYKGILRALLTYVFPVAVLTTFPAAGLIGKLTWTDAVISFIIAIVIVFVARWFWKQALRNYTSASS; from the coding sequence ATGAAATACTTACGCCTAATGAAGGAATTTCTTCGCGCTGCTGTGGTGGAAGAGATGGAGTACCGTTCCAACTTCTTCGCCAACGTGCTCAGCACCGTATCCGGCTTGTTCGTGTCGCTTTTGACCCTGCAAGTTTTTTTCAACCAAACGCAAGCGATCGGAGGGTGGAGTTTTGAGCAGGTGCTCGTATTGCTCGGCATCTTCAACGCTCTCGACGGCGTGGTAAAAATGGTGCTGCGCCCCAACATCGGACGCATTGTCCAGCACATCCGCAAAGGCACGCTCGACTTGATCCTCACAAAGCCTGTGGACAGCCAGTTCTACGTCTCGTTCCGGCACATCCTGTTCTGGCCGATCACCGACGTGCTCATGGGCCTGGGTCTCGTCGTGTATGCCGCTGTGAAAATGAACCTCGCCTTCACCGCTTCCCACCTGCTCTGGTTTGCGCTGATGTTCCTCGCGGCACTGGTTACGCTCTACGGAATCTGGATGGTGCTGATGACGATGTCGTTCTGGTTCGTGAAGGTGGAGAATTTGACGTTCCTGTTCACGTCGCTGTTTGAAACGGCACGCTTCCCCGTGCAAGTGTACAAGGGAATTCTCCGAGCGCTTTTGACCTACGTGTTTCCCGTCGCCGTGCTCACCACGTTCCCGGCCGCCGGGTTGATCGGCAAACTGACGTGGACGGATGCTGTGATTTCGTTCATCATCGCCATCGTGATCGTCTTCGTCGCCCGCTGGTTCTGGAAACAGGCGTTGAGAAATTACACGAGTGCCAGTTCCTAA